The genomic interval GGGCGAAAAATAAGTATAAATACGCATCCCCGTGGTACAAAAAACGGCTACTTTTGACTGCCGAATCGGTTCGATTCGCGCCTTTGTGTGTCCGAATCGAACGAAAATGGAGGTTAAATTACATTAAATCAGATAAATATGGTTGATATTTTTGCACGCCTCGAAAAAAATGCGGGCGGACCTATCGGTCAGTACATGTCGTACGCTCACGGCTATTTCGCCTTCCCGAAACTCGAGGGCGAGATCGGTCCCCACATGGTGTTCCGGGGAAAGAAGATGCTCAACTGGAGCCTGAACAACTACCTGGGACTGGCCAACCATCCCGAGGTGCGCAAGGCCGATGCCGAAGGCGCCGCCGAGTTCGGCATGGCGGCTCCGATGGGAGCGCGCATGATGAGCGGCCAGACCAAATACCACGAGCGGCTGGAACGCGAGCTGGCCGAGTTCGTCGGCAAGGAGGACGCCTTCCTGCTCAACTTCGGCTACCAGGGCATGCTGTCGATCATCGACTGCCTGCTCACCCCCCGCGACGTGGTGGTTTACGACGCCGAGGCGCATGCCTGCATCATCGACGGCCTGCGTCTGCACAAGGGCAAGCGCTTCGTCTATGGCCACAACGACATGGATTCGCTGCGTCTGCAACTCAAACACGCCACCGAACTGGCCGAGGAACAGAACGGCGGCGTGCTGGTCATCACCGAAGGGGTGTTCGGCATGAAGGGCGACCTGGGCAAACTCGACGAGATCGTGGCGCTGAAGAAGGACTTCCAGTTCCGCCTGCTGGTGGACGATGCGCACGGCTTCGGCACGATGGGCGAGGGCGGTCGCGGTACGGCTTCGCATTTCGGCGTGGTGGACGGCGTGGATGTGCTGTTCAACACCTTCGCCAAGTCGATGGCCGGCATCGGAGCATTCGTGAGCGGCCCCCGCTGGCTGATCAACCTGCTGCGTTACAACATGCGTTCGCAGCTCTACGCCAAGTCGCTCCCGATGCCCATGGTGATCGGCGCGCTGAAGCGTCTGGAGCTGATCCGCAACCACCCCGAGTACCAGCAGAAACTCTGGGAGATCGTCCGCGCATTGCAGAGCGGTCTGAAGGAGAACGGGTTCAATATAGGTGTGACGAATTCGCCCGTGACCCCCGTTTTCATGAAGGGCGGCATTCCCGAGGCGACGAACCTGATCGTCGATCTGCGCGAGAACCACGGCGTGTTCTGTTCGATCGTCGTCTATCCGGTGATCCCGAAGGGCGAGATCATTCTGCGCGTGATTCCGACGGCGGCCCATACGCTCGAGGACGTGAACTATACGCTCGAGGCGTTCAAGTCGGTGCGCGACAAGCTCGAAAGCGGTTACTATGCGAGCCTGCCCATTCCGGTCCGCGCCGACGAGGGATTCAAGGTCCGCTGATCCGGTCCCGGTTTCGGCGGGAGCCCGATTCCCGGATAAATTCGCGACACCTCCGGCCCTGCGGCCGGGGGTGTCTGTTTTTCGAGGAGGCATTCGGGGTGGGTGCGGAGCCGGTTCGGAACGGGCCTTTCGGCCGGGCCGGGAGATCTGCGTTTTCCGTAGGATTTTGTTCCCGGACGGAAGCCGGACCGGCGAGGCGGACGGCCCCGTTTCCCGGGAGTCTGGTTCGGACGGGCGGAAGGACGGGGTGTTCCGGTCTGATGGCATTCGCTGAAACCGTCGTTTGGAACAGGGGAAGAGGGCCTCTCCGGCCGGTTGTCAGGGGATGGAGCTCGTTGCCCGGAAACTGCCTGGAAGTGAAGCCGGGGCTCCGGGCCGATCGGCCGAATGATTTCTCCTTCCGGGGACCGGATTGTTTGGGCGTTTCGGCGCGAATTTCGGCGCGGGTCCCGGTCGCGGCATTTCGGGCCGGAAGATGGCCGGGCCGGAAGCGGTCGCGGTGTCGGTTTTTGCCGCGGCCCTGCCGCCGTGAGTCGCGGCATTTGACGGCCGGATGGCTCTGAGCATGCCTTTGGCGGCGGAACCCGGAATTTTCCCCGGAAAATTTTGGCGGAATGAATTTTTCCTTTTATATTTGCAGTCCCGAAACGAAAGTTCCGGCATATTTGCGGAAATAGCTCAGTTGGTAGAGCGCAACCTTGCCAAGGTTGAGGTCGCGGGTCCGAGTCCCGTTTTCCGCTCGGAGAACCTTTGAAAGAAAAGGAGACAAGAAGCAAAATCCTTATGTATCAATGATACGTAAGGTTTTTTGTTTTCGGGGCATAGTGTATTCGGAATCGGATTGTCCGTGTCCGATCCGGCCCCGTTCGTCCCGGTCCGGGAAGAGGACGCGAATTGCGGACGATGCGTTGGATTCCATCGTTGTGCGTTCAACAGTCTCCATGCTGCATACGTTCGACCATTCCGAGTCGTTGCAGCCCTGCGCCGAACGATAATTTCCGTTTTTTTTGCCGGAAGCCCCCGATTTCCAGGAAGGGCCAAGTGCCCGTATCACCGCTTCGCCCTCTCCCTCCGGCCGAAATCCACACCCACTGCCAAATCGGGCCGGAGCGTTGGAACCGGAGCGTCTCGGACGTTCGCCGGACATCGGGATTCCTGACTTTACCCGGCAAGTTGCGAAGAGGTTGCGATAACACCCTGCCGGGATAATATCGCCCCGGATACGTCGGTTCTCCCGCGAGAATACCGGAAAAAACGCCCGTTTCCCTCGTCGTAAATACGTCGTCGTTATCGAAATACGGATACCGAAAAAAGTACCGTCTCTATATAAGAAACGGTACTTTTCCACGGCGAAAGTAGGTACTTTTTTATAAATAACCAAATATTGCGGCTCGTTTTTCAGGCGAAAATCCCCCCCCCCTCAAAAGAATATATTTGAAAATCAGAATATTATATACACAGGCCGACCGGAGGCATCCGACAGTTCCGATCCGGTCACGAATCGGTCCCGATCTGCTCTGCGATCGGGATTTTTTACGCCGTATTTACCGGGAACAGACCGCCTCATGAATCCGTAATATATTGGTTGTAAGTGCGTTGTTCCCTCCGTACCGTTTCTTATATAGAGACGGTATGCGGCTTCTGAGAGCCGTATTCCGGAGGAGACGGGTCGGTGCAGGACACAAATTTTCGGGAATGTCATCACGAATTCTTGTAAATAATTAATTATCAGCATACAACGACCGTATGCGGATATGGCTTCGAAGTATCTGAATCCGAGAGAAAGAGATGTGTGACAAGAGCGGAACGGACCTTTTGTCCGGGCATTGCGACGGGAGCTTTCCCGCCCCGCTTTCCGGACAGCTCGCAGCGCGGAAGAACAGCCGGGTCGTCCGGTGGTACGTGCTGACGCTTCCGGTGTGTCACCGGGGGCCCGCTCCGGGGCTCCGGCAGGAACAGGAACGGCGCCTGCGGAGCGGCGAACCGCCGTTCGAGTTCTTCGCCCCCTCCTATGTGGAGGTGCGTCACGAAAACGGCCGTCCGGTCAATACGCGCCGTCCCCTGCTCTACAACTACGTCTTCATCCGCTCGTCGGAAAACGAGCTGTTCCGGCTGAAGCGTCAGTTGCCCCAATACAACTTCCTGCCCCGCGTGCGTGACGGCAGGGAGGAATACTACCCCTATCTGTCCGACGAGGCGATGCGGAATCTTCAATGGGTGGCGCGGGCCTATTCCGACGAACTTCCCGTCTATGTTCCGGAAGCGCCGCTGCCCGTGAAGGGCGACCGGGTGCGTATCACGTCGGGGCGTTTCAAGGGCGTCGAGGCGCGTGTGGCCGTCCGGCCCGGGGGCGGACGCAGGGAGATCGTGGTATGCGTGGAGAACTGGATGTGGGTTCCCCTGCTGCACGTCCGCCCCGGAGAGTACGAACTCATCGGACTGCACGAAGCGGGCAAGCGCGTCTATGAGAGTCTGGACAACGACCGCCTGCTCGAAGGGCTGCACGGGGCGCTGGGACGCCACCACGGCCCGGAGGGAGCGACGGACGACGACAGGGCGCTGGCCGGCGAGGCGCTGCGGCTCTGCGGAGGGCTGCGGACGGAGAGCGACGTGCTGCGCAGCAAGCTCCAGGCGCTGCTGCTGCCGGCCTATACGATCCTTGTGGAGAAAGAGGCGCTGGAGCGCCTGCTCGGAACGGTCCGGGAGCAGCTTTCGCACGTGAAGGCGGAGCAGTCCCGCGCCCTGCTGCTCGTCACCCTCTACGGCTGTACGGGCAGTCGGGACTGCTGCGACCGGGCGCACGCCATCATCGACGGCTGGCGGAAGGAGCCGGCGCCGCGGAAAAGCAAACGGCGGCTCATGCGCTGGCTGGAGGACTTCGACCGCTGGCTGGGTGAAGACGCACGGCCGGAGGTCCGCTGATTCCCCCGAACCATTCAGGACGACAATCATGTACGACACGCGCGAAAGACGATCTGCGGAGCCGGCGGGACTGAGGCTGATGTCCTTTCTGGCGGCGCACGGGAGAGAGATCCTCGACCGGGAAAAGGACAACACGGCGTCTGTGCACCTTTACGGGGCAGGAGCCTATTGGGTGGCATTCGAACGCTCCGCCTGCCAGATGTGCCGGCTGTTTCCGCAGAGCGAGACGGCCGTGTTCCGGTTCCGGGAGTTCCCATTTCCCGTGGTGATGGCCTCCGTGGAGGACGACAGACTGCGCGAATACGCCCGGCGCCATATCCTCCGCTCCCCGGGACCCGAATACACAATCCTCGCCGTTCCGGAGCTCTCATTCGACGAATACCGACGCTGGTACCGGAAGAAGGTCGGGGAATACAGACCGTGAATCTTTCGAAATGTACAATCATTGGCCATGGATACATTATATTTGGTAATCGGGGAGATTTTGTTGCCGTTTTCGTTGGGGTTGTTGTGCGTATGGTACGTCCATCCGTGGATGGTTCGTATCGCGGAGCTGAAGGACATCGTGGACGAGCCGTCGAGCCGGAAACTTCAGCGGCGTCCTGTTCCAATTCTGGGCGGAGTTTGCGTATTTCTGGGTGCGGTTGTAGGTCTCGGCAGTACGAGTGTTTTCGGAGACGGTTCGGAGCTTTTCGTGGTTGTGATGGCTATGACCGTGATGCTTTACACGGGAACGATGGACGACATTCTGGGTCTCACGCCAAGGGTTCGTTTCATGATCGAGATCGCTACCGTGGTTCTTCTGATCGTTATAGGGCATTACCGTATCGACGATTTCCACGGTCTGTGGGGTTTGGGAGTCATTCCGGTCTGGATTTCTGTGCCGCTTACTGTTTTCGCGTCGGTTGGCATCATCAACGCGATCAACCTGATCGACGGCGTGGACGGGCTTTCGTCGGGTTACTGCATTC from Alistipes dispar carries:
- a CDS encoding aminotransferase class I/II-fold pyridoxal phosphate-dependent enzyme → MVDIFARLEKNAGGPIGQYMSYAHGYFAFPKLEGEIGPHMVFRGKKMLNWSLNNYLGLANHPEVRKADAEGAAEFGMAAPMGARMMSGQTKYHERLERELAEFVGKEDAFLLNFGYQGMLSIIDCLLTPRDVVVYDAEAHACIIDGLRLHKGKRFVYGHNDMDSLRLQLKHATELAEEQNGGVLVITEGVFGMKGDLGKLDEIVALKKDFQFRLLVDDAHGFGTMGEGGRGTASHFGVVDGVDVLFNTFAKSMAGIGAFVSGPRWLINLLRYNMRSQLYAKSLPMPMVIGALKRLELIRNHPEYQQKLWEIVRALQSGLKENGFNIGVTNSPVTPVFMKGGIPEATNLIVDLRENHGVFCSIVVYPVIPKGEIILRVIPTAAHTLEDVNYTLEAFKSVRDKLESGYYASLPIPVRADEGFKVR
- a CDS encoding transcriptional regulator translates to MCDKSGTDLLSGHCDGSFPAPLSGQLAARKNSRVVRWYVLTLPVCHRGPAPGLRQEQERRLRSGEPPFEFFAPSYVEVRHENGRPVNTRRPLLYNYVFIRSSENELFRLKRQLPQYNFLPRVRDGREEYYPYLSDEAMRNLQWVARAYSDELPVYVPEAPLPVKGDRVRITSGRFKGVEARVAVRPGGGRREIVVCVENWMWVPLLHVRPGEYELIGLHEAGKRVYESLDNDRLLEGLHGALGRHHGPEGATDDDRALAGEALRLCGGLRTESDVLRSKLQALLLPAYTILVEKEALERLLGTVREQLSHVKAEQSRALLLVTLYGCTGSRDCCDRAHAIIDGWRKEPAPRKSKRRLMRWLEDFDRWLGEDARPEVR